Part of the bacterium genome, TTCCCGGAATCAGTGAAGAAGCGAAAAAGTGGTTAATGGGTGAAAAAGGGGAAGTGGCGACGGGAGAAAAAAGGAGAGAAAGAATGAGAAAATAAATAAACAATGCTAGTCCAAGTGATTAAGCCTTAATTAAAATTAATTTTATATTTATGACGCTTGAGGACAATATAATCACAAAATTAGGCCTTGATAATCTGTCTGCTGATAAAAAAACCGATATTCTGATGCGGATGGCGGATATTATTCAAAAAAGGCTGGCTTTGCGGGTGATGAAGATGCTTCCTGAGACAGCTCTTGACGAATACATAAAAATAGTAGATAATAATGAAATTGGCGGACATGAGTTTTTGGTCAAGAAAATACCGAATTATGCCGCAATTGTCGAGGAAGAGATCGTTAATTTTAAGCAAGAAATAACAGTCTAAACAAAAGATATTTAAAATTCGAATTTTACTTTTTTGTTTATAAATTTATAAACTGCGATTAATTTCTTATTGTTTTTAAATTTGAAATTAAAAATTGTTTTAAAATTTGAAATTAAAAATTTAAAATTATAGTGGTATGGGTACACCTAAACAAAGACATTCAAGAGGCCGAACAAGAAGACGCAGAAGCCATCACGCTTTGGGAGCGATCAAGCTCGTGAAATGCGCGAAATGCGGTACGTTGATCCTGCCGCACCATATGTGCGCGACTTGCGGCGTCTACGCTGGCAAGGAAGTTTTGAAGATTGTCTCAAAAGCGGAAAAAGCCAAGGCAAAAGCCGATAAGCATAAGAAAAAGCACGAATAATAAATAATTTATTATTTTATGTCTGCACGGCATTTATCCAGATCAATAGTTCTTCAAACGCTTTATGAGTGGGATTTCTTGCATAATTTTGTAAACGGTAAAGACGCGGGTGAGGAAATCAAAAAACAAGATGACTTTGAAAGATTGTTAAATAGGAATATAAAGGACTTGGCCGCGGGCGTTGATGATGCGAGCTTTATCATTGAGCTTGCTAAAGGAATAAAAGACAGGAAAAAAGAGATCGACAAGATCATTGAAAAAGCGACTCCGGATTGGCCGATCAATCAAATCACTATTGTTGATCGAAATGTTCTGCGTTTGGGGATTTATGAGTTATATTTCGGCGACACGAAAGAAGTTCCTCCGAAAGTTGCGATCAATGAAGCGATCGAGCTGGCGAAAACATTTGGCGGCGAATCTTCGGGAAAGTTTGTAAACGGGGTTTTGGGAACTATCTATCGCGATATAACCGAAAAAGACAAAAAGACCGAGACAGATGAGGTTAAAAAAAATAAAAAAGTTAATCCGCTCACTGGTGGAAAAAAGAAAAAATAAATTGGCTCGCTTTTAAAATGTGTCGTTAGGATTTAGAGTTAATTTATTATTCGATATTAAAATATTAGGATATTGAAATTCTATAACAGAATATTTCAATATCACAATATCTAATTTATGCAGGTGAAATTAGTAAAATTAGAGAAAATTCTTAAGGTCAAGTTTAAAAACAAAGACCTGCTTCATCAGGCGATGGTGCATCGTTCGTATTTGAATGAAAATCCGGATTTTTCCCTTTCGCACAATGAACGGTTGGAATTTCTGGGAGATGCCGTGTTGGAATTAGTGATAACGGATTATCTCTATAATAATTATTCCAATCCG contains:
- a CDS encoding DUF5663 domain-containing protein — encoded protein: MTLEDNIITKLGLDNLSADKKTDILMRMADIIQKRLALRVMKMLPETALDEYIKIVDNNEIGGHEFLVKKIPNYAAIVEEEIVNFKQEITV
- the rpmF gene encoding 50S ribosomal protein L32 produces the protein MGTPKQRHSRGRTRRRRSHHALGAIKLVKCAKCGTLILPHHMCATCGVYAGKEVLKIVSKAEKAKAKADKHKKKHE
- the nusB gene encoding transcription antitermination factor NusB; this encodes MSARHLSRSIVLQTLYEWDFLHNFVNGKDAGEEIKKQDDFERLLNRNIKDLAAGVDDASFIIELAKGIKDRKKEIDKIIEKATPDWPINQITIVDRNVLRLGIYELYFGDTKEVPPKVAINEAIELAKTFGGESSGKFVNGVLGTIYRDITEKDKKTETDEVKKNKKVNPLTGGKKKK